From Alteromonas sp. BL110:
CGTTACATCGTGGGTCACGACAATGCTAGTTAAGCTAAGGGCATCATTGAGTTCTCGAATAAGCTTTACCAGCACGCCCATAGAGATAGGATCCTGCCCAGCAAAGGGCTCATCGTACATGATTAAATCTGGGTCTAGCGCTATTGCCCTAGCTAGCGCGGCCCTGCGCGCCATTCCACCAGACAATTCGCTCGGCATTAATTGCGCGGCGCCCCGCAAACCTACTGCCTGTAGCTTTAAAGCGACAATAGTGGCTATCAAGTCTTCAGAAAGATCAGTATGCTCGCGAAGTGGAAACGCCACATTGTCGAACACGGTCATGTCAGTGAATAGCGCCCCACTTTGAAAAAGCATGCTCATTCTACGGCGGGTTTCGTAAAGAGTTTTTCTCGACATAGAGACAATTGAATCGCCGTCGAACTTTACGTCACCTTCATCTGGCGTTAACTGCCCGCCAATAAGGCGCAGCAGCGTGGTTTTACCTATTCCACTTGGCCCCATTACCGCAGTAATTTTGCCTTTAGGTACCTTCAAGGAAATCCCATCATAAATGATGCGATCTGCGCGTTTGAAGGTTAGGTTATCTACTTCAACTAAATGGTCCATAATTACTTAAATGTCGACCCCTGACGCTGGATTGAGTTCGTTTTTAACGGCGATATCAATCCATTTAGAAAATATTAAAAGTATATGAGTGATGTGCATATTCAATATCTGTGCCTTCGCACACATAGCTCACAAAGTTTACTGAACAGTTTACTTTTAAGAGCTCGCAAATTCAAAAAAGTTTACTCTGCAGTGTAGTTTTTATGTTTACAGGCTGGATAGTCCAGTAGACACAACTTCTGGGCCGTGTAATTTGGAGCCATTGTACGCTTTTTCAAGACCGTCGCCAAAGTCAAAAAGTTACAAGTTATGTTCGATTAAGACGAATTGTATACCAGACCGCATAGATAATTACCCACTCAGCGAGAGTTAAAAGGTTCGTAATCGCGGCGTGTTACCGCAGGTATAGTGGTTCTACATTAAGGTGACACAACAAAGAGTACGGACATTTTAAACTCGCCCTTCGGGAAGGTCTGGCAAGCTCCCTAGCTTCATTCTGGGAATTTGAAAGGGAACAGCCATTCCTACATTCCCACGCTTTGCTAGGAAACTTGCCAGCGCCTTCTGAGTGGGCAATTATCTACGCGGCCTGGTATTTGTATCTCACGGTGAAGTGATGCCAGTGCCTTGGCTAATACTTATATGTCGTTCCAGTTCCCATCCTATTGTG
This genomic window contains:
- a CDS encoding ATP-binding cassette domain-containing protein: MDHLVEVDNLTFKRADRIIYDGISLKVPKGKITAVMGPSGIGKTTLLRLIGGQLTPDEGDVKFDGDSIVSMSRKTLYETRRRMSMLFQSGALFTDMTVFDNVAFPLREHTDLSEDLIATIVALKLQAVGLRGAAQLMPSELSGGMARRAALARAIALDPDLIMYDEPFAGQDPISMGVLVKLIRELNDALSLTSIVVTHDVTEVLTIADYIYILADKRVIGEGTAQQIKESESELVQQFLKGKADGPVPFHYSAPDLKESFLGADK